One genomic region from Pararge aegeria chromosome 14, ilParAegt1.1, whole genome shotgun sequence encodes:
- the LOC120629604 gene encoding protein asunder — MFPTNHKTIFVLDHTPYFGISSDNPIDFDVSKSRGPGYVPLPSVCKSLWTCSVEAAVEYCRIVWDLFPEGKLVRFVVSDSAAHILNTWAIAQQNLTHVLNGLCLVGPVRRGAGGDVVGLCAAIEALAEPSPTQAAQRPTDMLFQNRGRIICITSARDDDSIRSLAEIALNTLIPQNKKASTVQPPTTTDASTSTQSLVVHYCHLVIINVTPEKADTRVNNQPVIEMGGGLMGVEVIVCRASALANLLGRLVLPHYRLVTTTVTGIPMKEEQNASSSANYDVEIIHSAEAHAGLRALQTAAESTESVVLRWWTPRGAEGGAGGCNGPLWRVTPADVASRPSACLVNFLLNGRSVTLEVPRKGGGRSASHVLAAQGGELWIGALGGRTPYEDPPALSEGAGGRVTDYRIKEFGALMQQNKLLPLRGPGSNTKSRARLQRHTTYWPLTISSTLIFNLGSVIEPLTRLVVQETLTEDEVDSCRGVLLSLLGMESRHEFPTSQLPSNFRGKSSGRRDEQWRQVWGELEALIRAHSASPAHRALLRTLLECRSHNNHNTEGESSRASVIRATTDSPLSPVGAGNGNSSSDVWAPRNVLDTLLGAPRPPRRPDFAGRMVAGSRVATLYQHLQQDVETPH; from the exons ATGTTCCCAACTAATCATAAAACTATATTTGTGTTAGACCATACTCCATACTTTGGGATATCTTCAGACAATCCCATTGATTTTGATGTCTCAAAAAGCCGTGGTCCAGGTTATGTGCCATTGCCGTCAGTATGTAAATCTTTGTGGACCTGCAGTGTTGAGGCAGCTGTTGAGTACTGTCGTATAGTTTGGGATTTGTTTCCTGAAGGCAAATTA GTTAGATTTGTTGTAAGCGATTCAGCTGCTCATATATTAAATACTTGGGCAATAGCGCAGCAAAATCTTACACAt GTTCTGAATGGTTTATGTCTAGTTGGTCCTGTTCGTCGTGGGGCTGGTGGAGATGTGGTAGGATTGTGTGCAGCTATTGAAGCTCTTGCTGAACCTTCCCCTACACAAGCAGCTCAAAGACCTACAGACATGCTCTTTCAGAATCG TGGTCGAATAATTTGTATAACAAGTGCCAGAGATGATGATTCGATTCGAAGTCTTGCAGAGATAGCACTTAATACATTGATCCCACAAAACAAAAAGGCATCTACAGTACAGCCACCAACTACCACTGATGCATCAACTAGCACACA ATCTTTAGTAGTACACTATTGTCacttagtaataattaatgttacacCAGAAAAAGCAGATACAAGAGTAAACAATCAGCCAGTTATTgag ATGGGCGGAGGTCTGATGGGAGTTGAGGTTATTGTCTGTCGTGCAAGTGCGTTAGCCAATCTATTGGGTCGTCTTGTATTACCACATTATAGACTGGTCACCACCACCGTCACTGGAATACCTATGAAG GAAGAACAAAACGCAAGTTCGAGTGCCAATTATGACGTGGAAATAATACATTCTGCTGAAGCTCATGCCGGTCTCAGAGCGCTGCAAACAGCCGCAGAATCCACTGAATCT GTAGTTCTACGATGGTGGACCCCCAGGGGAGCTGAGGGCGGTGCGGGGGGCTGCAATGGCCCCCTGTGGCGAGTGACGCCAGCCGATGTTGCCTCTCGACCCTCCGCCTGTCTCGTCAATTTCCTGCTCAACGGTCGGTCCGTAACGCTAGAGGTGCCCAG GAAAGGCGGGGGTCGATCAGCGTCACATGTGTTAGCGGCGCAGGGCGGTGAGCTGTGGATTGGTGCTTTGGGCGGCCGGACTCCGTATGAGGACCCGCCAGCTCTTTCGGAAGGTGCCGGCGGACGGGTAACGGATTACAG AATAAAGGAGTTCGGCGCACTGATGCAGCAGAACAAGTTGCTCCCACTTCGCGGACCAGGTTCAAACACGAAATCTCGGGCGCGTTTGCAGAGGCATACGACTTACTGGCCACTCACCATATCTTCCACACTCATATTTAATTTGGGCTCG gTAATTGAGCCGTTGACCCGCTTAGTAGTCCAGGAGACGTTAACAGAAGATGAAGTGGACTCGTGCAGGGGTGTGCTGTTGTCCCTTCTAGGAATGGAGTCGCGTCACGAATTCCCGACTTCGCAATTGCCTTCTAATTTCag AGGCAAGTCGTCCGGACGTCGCGATGAGCAATGGCGACAAGTGTGGGGGGAACTAGAAGCACTGATACGCGCGCATTCCGCTTCGCCCGCACACCGTGCTTTATTGCGTACGCTGCTCGAATGCCGGTCGCACAATAATCACAACACTGAGG gaGAATCATCGCGGGCGAGTGTCATAAGGGCAACGACAGACTCGCCCCTTTCACCAGTCGGGGCCGGTAACGGTAACAGCAGTAGCGACGTATGGGCGCCTCGGAATGTTCTAGACACTCTCTTAGGAGCCCCGAGGCCACCTCGTAGGCCGGACTTCGCGGGACGTATGGTAGCCGGAAGTCGCGTGGCCACACTTTATCAACATTTACAGCAGGATGTGGAAACTCCACATTGA